The Cyprinus carpio isolate SPL01 chromosome A3, ASM1834038v1, whole genome shotgun sequence genomic interval TTCACTGAAATttcttcaaacttttaaatgcttCCTCACCTCTGTAAACACTAAGAtgtaaacaaaaagataaaagtgatttgtaagtcgctttagataaaagcgtttgataaaaaaataaatgttaactgtgtattttttagatttttaacatttgtCAGCATCTTTAAGGCTCAAAGTAAACGTACAGATTTCATTCCATAGTAATGTCAGTACATGTAGGACAGAGAAAATACTGTATACATTCTTTGATTAAGATATAATCCTATAAGGAAAACCACACAACAGTACAACACTACAGTACAAGATCAGAGGATCTTCTGTAACATTTTTGACAGTTAATTGATATTTCAAGAAGTTAAGCAAAATGTATTTGTCACAGAAAATCTATATACtattattctgataaaataacacataaataacCAGCACTGTTTATCTGCTTCATCTAAACTGCTTCTAAAATCCCTGAAAGCTGGTAAACAGGAATTACTTGGTGAAAATTGAGTCATGTTTATTATTGAGAGTGTAAATGACTTGGTTTGCAGATTTAGATCACACTTTAAGTGAACAAAggcatccatttttattttatcagcagGAAAAGCAATTGTACtcatgatttaataaaataatcaatgtgtaatagaaagctttaaatgtgACAGATTTCCACAGCTCTAATCTGCAGCCAGTTTCTTCTTTGGGTTCATCTTTGGTCCAGCAGCTCTGAGAAAAGCCTCCAGCCATCAGACTCTTTCAGTTTCACAACAGCATGAAATGCCCCTCATTCAGCTCTGCTCACTGTGTTAAAATGCTGCATTAAAATGCTGTAATTTCCCATAATCCAGTATTTTATTCAGAAGGTACAATaactgtaaatgtataaatagaagcattttcaacAATGTCATTTTACTGATCAGTGACTAGTGTGGTATAGTAATAGCTCCACACAGGGCTTTCACAAGAAATTCTGGAGCATGTGAACATTTAAATTCAAAGGTATTTGGCAGAAGCATGTATAATATTTGCCATAACTGGGTTTTGGGTCCCCTAAACATGTGGGCCATGAGAATTTGTCACACATTACGTCTAACTTTGCTaacaacaactgcaccaacaGGGCCACCAATGAGTCCACAAGCTGCACCCACCAATACCTATACCAATCAATTCACCAGCAACCAAATGCTCCAGTGTACCAAGTGCAAAAGCTGATAGAAGCCAATTAGGCTCATACCtgtttaaaaattgtttactttGCCTTTTTACTTTCTCCTCTAACATTCTTTCAGTCTCATCTGTTCTttgttcctcctcttcctctctctgtcttctctttTCTTCCTCTTGTCTGAATCTCTGAGCATCTTGAAACATCTGATTACTGTAGTGTCCTCCATTCTGCTCTATCATTGTGTCAATCTTCTGCAGCAGATCATTCACCTGCTCTCTGTTATTCTGAATTTCATTGTTGAAGACGTGAAATCTGCCTCCACACTGATCTAGTAGATCTCTTAATTGACAGTTCTCCTCAGTGAGGTTCTCTATAGTTTGTTCTTTCAGCAGATCTCCATGAGTGAAGAGAATGATGGAGTATTGTAACACCTCCTGACCAAACAACATCTCAATCTGCTGAGGAATCTGCTGCTCATGTTCAGTGAATCTGTCAATTACTCTGAACACAATGAGAAAGGCATGAGGTCCAGGACtggataaataaacactttttgcTATCTCTATCATTAACTCTTCATGTTTCAATTGTGTGTCAAAGAATCCAGGAGTATCAACTACAGACACTGATCTGCCTGAAACAGTGGCGTGCTTCTCTGAACATCCACGGATTACTGAACTCGAACCCATGACAGAGTTAAACACTTTCTTTCCCATTATTGTGTTCCCAACTGCACTTTTCCCAACACCAGTTTTACCCAGAAGAACAATCCTTCTGGATGTGAGACTGAAGACAGGAGCGTCTGGTTCATTATGAGGGTTTGGACCAACATGAATCCGTCTGAGTCCCCTTCCATCTGATGatttataaaaagagaaaacCGATGTAAGTCATTTACAGGACaatcttttagaaaaaaacatcatGATCAGTGCCCTGATGAAATGCAGTGATCAAACTAACAACTTTCCAGTTGACAGTCACAAAAACAcacctgaaaacaaacacacaaatagatTTGGTAAAGGACGAAATAGAAATTTAAAACTCTTATATGGCTCTAAGAATCAGGTCATTGCATGATTAATATCAAAATAGTATTTTGGAATATTattcactctgattttttttacaaagataaaGTAACGTGTGCGTACATACCCAAAACCATTTGTTGGAAATTTCAGCTGGGGTTGGATGTTGGAGATGGTGAAGATTATATTTATGTAGGTCCGTGTAACGTTTCACAATTTTCAGACCATAtggtgcaaatgcaaaaatgaaaccaaacattcattttttcattttttttcaatcacGTCATAAATGAATAATTGCCATTTTCGCTCTTTTTTCAGTTCACTAAATTGTGACtgaagaaattataatttaaataaaactctaaacaattttctatttttccatttatttattttttatcttacaatttgcGCTGTGGGCTGTACCATTAGTGCGGGGGTGTGCCGCAGACTGTTTCACAAACGCTTGAAGTGGCTTAATGTATCCAACtaaaacagtgacactggaggacaggccttattaataataaacatataggctactatttacagacaagcagaataggcCAGAATATGGAAGCAAATTGCGCTAAATTGCACGTTAAGcatcagaatatgaatgcaacgcGCCAAGTTTAACGTGAAGCaatttcctcccatagaaaactatgccatacacacacacacacacacacacacacatataaccaCCGGAGACGTAGGCTAAAGATTTATGCTAAACATCAGCCACGGAAATCCGTCTACATACATATCCGTGTAATGTTTGAACTGTAAAAGCTACATTTGATtataaatgcttataaaatatttgaatatagtttttttttttcagcaggctaCAACATTATCACAAATTATGTAACTCGGCGGCAGCTGATGCCGCTGCCACTTCCGAAGTCCCGCAAGACTGTGGCAGGTAGCGACAGCCGCGGCCGTGGAAAGTGGAAGCTGAGCATAGCTGAGGATAGCAAATTACTGTAGGctataatgtttttcaaatgtagcTTTTACAGTTCCAACATATGTAGACGGATTTTCGTGGCTGGtgtatatgaataaatctttagcctatgttaataatgtttattgagtttggtcatttaaaaactgttttaatgcataagcCACGTTAAACGCGCTTAACGCGTAATTAAACACGTTGCGTTCTAATTCTGGACTCGCCTGCTTGTCTGTAGGCTACATTATATGTTTACAGAATTTGgtcctttaaaaacacagtgttaatgcattgagccacgttaagcgttttagaatgttCTCCAATGGTTATGTGCTTGTGTATGATAGATAGTTTTCTATGGAGAAAATCGCTTCACGTGAAACTTGCGTTGCGTTCAAATTCTGGGCTCTTCTGCTTGTGTGTAAATATTAggctatgctttattaataagatGTATGCTTTGGTTTTTTAATCACTgtcttaatgcattaagccatagCATTTTCAAATAATGGTTTTCAAATGGAGGAAAACACTTAACTTGAGACTTTGCGTGTCGCTATCATATTATGGTCACATCTGCTTCCCTGTAGGCAAGGCAATATAGTTCGCAACATTAATAAGGTGTATACCGAATTTAGCCGTACATTTACACTGTCTTCTTCCATTAAGCCTATCATGGAAGGATAACAATTTAGCGTGTAGCGTTCATATTCTCATCTGCTTTCCTGTACCTAAACTTTATTAATagattgtattaataaatatacagagtttgGGCCCACTGTCTTGTCTTTGTTCATTGTGCCACGTATTTTAGGTTCTCAGTTGGGCACAAAACACTTAATGTGCAATTTAGCGCAATTTGCTTCCATATTCTGgcctattctgcttgtctgtaaatagtagcctatatgtttattattaataaggtgtgtcctccagtgtcactgttttagtacgatacattaagccacgttaagcgtttgtGGATATTTTTGCTGTATGTAAATGCGCTAATGGTACAGCCCACAGCgcaaattgtaagataaaaaaaaaaaaaaaaaaaggatattgtttaaattttatttattcaaatgatcatttctgaagtcacagtttagaaaaagtaaaattgaaaaaatgaaagaaaatggcaATTGTTAATTTATGaagtacttgaaaaaaaaaaatgaaaaaattaatgtttggtttcatttttgcatttttgcattagcTCCGTGGtctgaaaattgaattgtgaagCGTTACACGGACCTATGTAGCCTGTACTccttaatatttaaattgtattttaaattgtgacaACTGAGTTGATAATTCAGTTggtttgtaaatatattaatatttataacaatacaatgaaatacataattacataatctGTATTACAATCTTATACACTTAGTGAAGCAGTACTAAGATATAATTTACCAACAAGATGTTGCAACAATTTTactcaaaaagttttaaaacattcaaaaaaaaaaaaaaaaaaaaaaaaaagttcacagagttttattgtatgattatttttaaagattcaccatttatttcaaaagatcTCTGGATAATTTTTACCAGCAGTAATCGAGCCTGGTCACTATGTCCTTTTACCTTGTTGTTGAACACATGGTATCTCTGATTATATTTCTGAACGAGTTTCTTCAGTTCTTCAGTCTCATTGATAAATTCATTTATGGTCCTGTTTTCCTCCTCTAGTTCGTCTCCTCTGGTGAAGAGAATCCAGGTTTTTTCCAAGTGTTTTTCTTCCAGAAGCTTCTCAATCTTCTTCAcagtttttctctcttcttcagtaAAGATGATGACCAGCAGAAATGCACAGAGACCAGATTCACATTTCTGAATAACCTTTTCAAGTGTCTGCTGAATCTCTTCTGTACTCATCTTTGGGTCACAGAATCCAGGTGTGTCATAAACAGTGACTGGAAACCCATTAACAGCCCCAGATTTCACAGCTACATCTCGAGTGACTGATTTGGAGCTTTTCTTTGACATGAAAACTTCTCATCCCAGTATTGTGTTTCCTGACAGCTCGTTTTTTCCCCAGTAAAACTAAGTTCAGTTGTGCGTTTAGTTCCGTTACTGATGTGTGGctaaaccaaaaataataaaaactctgAACATCTCTCCAGTGTAGCACTGCTGATGATTCTCATTATACAGACGCTCAATCTTCTTCATCAGGTCTCTCATCTCTGATTGGTTGTTCATCATCTTGTTACAGGTCTGATATCTTCCTCCACATTTCTCCAGCAGCTGCTCCAGAACAGGGTTTTTGCATCTTTCTCCCTACATTTTGACTTTCCACCCAAACTGAAACAGTGCTTTTGTCCAGTGAAAACTGAGCTCTACCAAAtttgaaaacactgttttttcATTATAGTGTGGACTTTAAAAATCGAAgggtttaaaaataatgaatgtctgGACCATTTCCTCCAGCAATAAAGCAACACAATgcaattcaaaatacaggtaaaacacctgtgtaATCAATATGGAAAATACTTTCATGTTAACACAGTACACTGGGCACTACTTTTACAGATATTTGACTTAGAGTGTCATTACTTAGAGTGGGAtatgttactaataaaataatcatgCCAGATAATTGAGAACTTCATGTCTGGTCTATCAACTTATTAagcttttatcatattttatgcATGCACAGTGAAGtgattaaagcatttttttagaCATTTCAGTGTAGACAAACAACTTCTGGAAAACACTAGCATGGACCAAAATGCCATTTTTTGATTAATGTGGATGTAGACGATCCTTAGTTAATGTAATACTATAAATGTAATTCACATAAATTTTGAAGTTCCCCTTTGGTAGAAATTGCAGGGGCCCCCATACATAGTCCTACCTTTCCTTTCACTAACAACGCCCTGCTTCCAGGTATGGCTAAGGAAAATATGCATGAATACATTACATGTGTATTTTTAGAATGTGGCCAGAATCTAATTATCAGTTAATGTAACAGTGTAACAGTACAGTGCCACAACTATTATAATGTGTTATTTATTGCAGACAAGTGTTAGGCACATAGTCTGTGTTGTTTATCTGAAATGTCAGTGATTGGGACACATGCATGTGTAAGATGTAGAAGAGAGCCCATAATACACAGGAGCCAGAAACACTCACCCATGGAAGCCTGCAAAGGAAGGGGCAAGATATATCCACTgccctctctgtgtctctccctctttctttctttcagctcCTTCGCTGTGAAGATCTGGAAGCAccttcacacagaaacacagaaatctctctctctttctctttctctcttacacacatacaaaccTAAATGCatctaaccctaatcctaaccctcaCTCTAAACTTAACAGCAAAcgttctgcatttttacaatgcGCTTAACCCTCATTCATATAACCCTCACAGAACATTTGCAAAACAATATGGAAAGATGATTTTGCAGATGCATAAACCTCTTTATCCAGTTAAGTCCAGCTCACTAGTGTACTGCAAccatactaaaagtgaacttataggcatactgatagtttactaattaaatacttgtagcattttagtacactttgaagtatagtctcagtaaactactagttatACTGCAAGATTTGAGAAGAAATCAGACAAAAGAGCTAAATGACACTTATTTAAGCAAGCATATTCAAAATGAACAATTTCCCTCCGTGGCAAGCGCGCTCATAATGTAAGAGACGCCGGCGCGACCACAACAGTGCccaacatcaaatggcaaacatAATGCAAGCGGAACGAAACTGCTCGTTATTGTGTGGTTGACGGACCGTTTATCAGTTTGGACCAGTGCAGCGCGAGCCGATCGTGATCATGCGACGCTGTTACTACACAGCGCTAATAAGAGATCCagtaaagaaagcatttgaatttGCCACAGAAGTAATAACATCGCTGCGAGATCTAGAGAGAAACATTCACGTTTCTCCGTTATTAACGGATCAAACAGCGCGTGGAAACCAGGAAGAAACATTGTGCCGCAAATGAACTATTCAGTGTCCAGATCTGCaacattcaccatggatttactgtagtgaCACTAACTCCAACCATGAAAGTTTGGCAGGAATAGTAGGCTATAATGCCTTCAAGTAACATTACGTcggttttattttgacattatgaatACAATTGCTGCCCTCAAAtgttaatctgaaataaaataaacctttggTTTATAACTactacaatatttcattttttccaagaagctgtttttgttttatatgctcaTAAGAAGAATCAATTATAGCTCCAGAATtactcaaagtaaaaaatatcACAC includes:
- the LOC122135596 gene encoding GTPase IMAP family member 9-like — encoded protein: MMNNQSEMRDLMKKIERLYNENHQQCYTGEMFRMSTEEIQQTLEKVIQKCESGLCAFLLVIIFTEEERKTVKKIEKLLEEKHLEKTWILFTRGDELEEENRTINEFINETEELKKLVQKYNQRYHVFNNKTSVFSFYKSSDGRGLRRIHVGPNPHNEPDAPVFSLTSRRIVLLGKTGVGKSAVGNTIMGKKVFNSVMGSSSVIRGCSEKHATVSGRSVSVVDTPGFFDTQLKHEELMIEIAKSVYLSSPGPHAFLIVFRVIDRFTEHEQQIPQQIEMLFGQEVLQYSIILFTHGDLLKEQTIENLTEENCQLRDLLDQCGGRFHVFNNEIQNNREQVNDLLQKIDTMIEQNGGHYSNQMFQDAQRFRQEEEKRRQREEEEEQRTDETERMLEEKVKRQRSLDLPVSTGQVKEK